The Diceros bicornis minor isolate mBicDic1 chromosome 26, mDicBic1.mat.cur, whole genome shotgun sequence sequence ACCCCTAGCCAGAAGTCCTCTCCCTTGTCCTGCAGAGTTGGCCAGAGGGGGATTCCCACAGGCACCCAGGAACTCCAGGGGTAGTCCAGACAGGGAGATCCACTGGGGCAGAAGCGTGGCAGGAGGAACGGATGGAGGGAACAAGCAAGTGACAATGCCAGACAGGTAGGCAGGAGCTTTGATGCCAAGATGGAGTTTGCAGTTTATCATGAGTACAAGGAAAAAACAACAAGGAGTTTTAAACTGAAAGTGACACAGTCCGTTTTGGGTCTTAGCAAGTTCTGTCTGACAGTGTGGAGACTAGATTGGGGGGCATCGCAATGGAGGCTGTTACTAGGGTCCTGCTGTGCTGATGCAGACTTGGTCAGGAGGGCAGAGGCATGAAGAAGGCTGACCTGCCCCAGAGTGTATGCTGTAGAGGACAGAGCACCCCCAGCTGTAGTAGATGATGGatggttgttgaatgaatgctgaGGGGTGAGATAGCTGGTAGGGCAGTAACCACACCCCACCCTCACCTGTGGCCCCTGCTGAAGGGACCCGGTGGCACtttttgcagaaggaaggaaaagccaCAGTCGTGTGAAGTGTCAGCAGAAGTCACAGAGAGTGAATGTGGCCTACGAGGCCTCAGATGGTGAGAAAGGAGAGGACACTGAGCCCCTCAAGGCACCAGGCTGGGAGCCCCAGGACTGGCAGCAGCAGCTGGTGAACATCCGCACCATGAGGAGTGGGAAGGACGCGCCTGTGGACCAGCTGGGGGTGGAGCACTGCTATGACCCCAGTGCACCCCCAAAGGTAGGCAGGGGCCCCATCTGCCTAGTGACCCCCTTCTGAACGAGACACTTGCTTCCCTTCAGGCCTCTGGCAGGGGACAGCCTAACACCTGGTGGCTCTTGGCTGGCACCCTCCCCTGCAGACAGCACCTTGAGAGGACACACCCCTGGGGCCCAGAGCACTGGGCAGCATCACCTTTTTCATTGTGCTACTCAGCAGGTGAGGGGTACCTGTGGCTTGGTACTCAAGCTCTGCTTTTTGCCAACACAGTGCTGGCACATCAGGGCATTCAGTAATGTTTGCTGCAAGAGAGAGAGTTTCTTACACTTCATTGGTCTGGAGCCTGGTCCTTAGACCAATGTGATTCTTATCCCAACTCTGCTAATGGAGACTTGGGTACATACTTCTTGAGGCCTCAGTTtgcttgtctgtgaaatgggtagTAGTTTTCACAAAGCAATAACAATAGCAATGGTAGCcagtggctactgagcactgaCATTGTGCCAGGTATGGTTCTAAGTGCTGTGATAACGCATTTAAGCCTCACAGTGATCCTGTGAGGCAGTTACTGTTCCTGTCCCCAtcctatagatgaggaaacaggcccaggCCAGACCCCACCCACACCCCATTGGCCAGGGTGGGTAAGAGGCTGATGTCCCATACGTTGCCCAGGGTAACAAGCAGATGTGGGTAAAGGGCTTGGCTGGGGCCTGGCCCACAGTCGCACCCAGGACCTGCCACTACTCTGGTCCCTGTCACTGTGCAAGCAGGTGCGGAGGTATCAGGTGCTGCTGTCGCTAATGCTCTCCAGCCAGACCAAAGACCAGGTGACAGCGGGCGCCATGCAGCGGCTGAGGGCCTGGGGCCTGACGGTGGACAGCATCCTGCAGACAGATGACAGTACGCTGGGCACGCTCATCTACCCCGTGGGCTTCTGGAGGGTGAGCCCAGCCTGAGGCGACCGGGCCAGAGGTGCCACTAGCCTGGGAAAGACGTCAGGAGGCTATGGTGCTGTGGGACAGTGGGTCAGGCACCTCTGGCTACGGGGGCTGGAATGTGAGTTCCCACTGGAGCCCCCTGCCACTCTCACAAGCCTACAGGGGGCCTGGCCATGGGGCCTTGAGTCCAGGCCCTGGAGCCCCTTGGCCTTTCCTGTTTGCAGTCCGCCCCTTCCTTCCTCTACCTCCCCGCCCAGCCGcctggcccttcccttcctctgggAGGCTGCCTGCCCACCTCCTTTCCCTTTATTTACTCCACGCCTCCCTGGAGGGCATCTCCCCCCTTCCaccacaccccaccccagccccgaCAGGCCACAGAGCACTGGGTATCGGGTGGGGCTGCTTCCCCTTGGCAGTGGCATGGGCTACAGTTTATCAAATGGGTTTTAAATAGTTCTCTTTGCTCAGGCACAGGATGGGAACCGCCCGGCTGGCCTGGCGGCTGGCGGGGGAGCCCCAGGCTCCAGGCTTCCTTTCTGAAGGCCCAGGTGCTGCAGAGCCCAGCTCTTGACATAGCTGGCCAGCTTAGCCTGCCTGGCCTCTGGGGGAAATGAGGGGACAGGGGTCTGAGCCAAACCTCACACATGTCATTGGCCCAGATGGGTGGGAGGCAGGGGTCCAGGCCTGCATTGGGCTTCCCTTGGGCTCCCTGCTGCCTTTGGCTCATTCCCACTTCCTGGGGGGACAGGCAAGCAGGTGCCTCTGAGTGTGTCCTGGGCAGGTGACAGGCAGCTCTGGGCATCTGTGGCCCTCCTTCAGGCCTCATCTTCCCAGGTCAGGCTACACACCCACCTCCAGGCTGACTTCCACCCCCACCTTTCAGAACAAGGTGAAGTACATCAAGCAGACCAGTGCCATTCTGCAGCAGCGCTATGGTGGGGACATTCCAGCCTCCGTGACAGAGCTGGTGGCACTGCCAGGCGTCGGGCCCAAGATGGCACACTTGGCCATGGCCGTGGCCTGGGGCACTGTGTCCGGCATTGGTGAGCGGCACCCACAGGGAAGGCGGCAGCTCTGGGCTTGCTGGCTGCTGTTCGGGTTCCCCACACCCTGGTGATCTGTGACcccagctcaggtctgcttatcCACGACTCAGAGGGTCAGAAGGTGTTCCCAATGCTGAGCtaggcccgccccgccccgcccagaGATGGGAATAATAGGAGGAGGTCCTGTTTGCTGACCGcctacctactgtgtgctgggctctgTGAGAGGCCCCTGCGGTGGGCTCGAGGCCTGGGCTGTGTGTGCGGGAGAGATGTCAAACAAATAATTCCTTACCAGTGGGGTAGAAACACTGAGGGGGGCATGCAGGGCACTGTGGGGGCCAGCTTGGTCTGGGACATCTGGGAAGACTACCTGAAGAGGGGGTAATTCAGCTGAGAACTGAAGGGTGAGATGGGGCCGGCCAGGCCAAGAAGAGGAAGTacgttccaggcagaaggaacagcatctACAAAGCCGTGAAGTGGGAGAGAATCAGAGGCAGGAGGCTCTGGAATAAGCGTGGGCAGACTGGGGAGGCATGGTGAGGGCAGAGGGACCCagcaggggaggaggaaggggctggGCCATGAGGAGGAAGAGCCAGGGAGTGGGGGAGCCCCTTCCTGGAATCCCTTTCCTGGTGCAGGTGCCACGTCCTGGCGTCAGAAGACCTCCACGTGGAGGCAGACGTGGTCGGGTGCGGCAGCTTTCTCAGATCTTTGCCCAGAGAGTTAGGGTTCTGGGGCCACACAGCAGCAGGCCCAACCAGGGCTTGACCCATGATCCCTCTGTGTGTCCTGACCCCAGTGCTGCTCTGGGACTCCTGCAGGGGGGCGGAAGAGGGCGTGGGAATCCTTCAGCGCTTTCATGGCTTCGAAAGGCTGCTCCCTGGGGTGGGGGCCCCTTGCCAGCACTGCCCATGGCAGGAGAGCAGCTAGGGGTCGAGGGATCTGACCGCACAGTGAGGCTGGAGTGCAGCAGCCCCAAAGAGCCAGAGCAGGGTCAGTGGGGGGCTAGGGCAGAGCCCCCCCCCTCACCAGGGCTCCTGCAGCTGCCAGTCTCTCAGCAGATACTTGAGCGTATCTGGGCAGCTGTTCTCGGCTGCCCGCGTCCCAGGAGTGGTCTGGCAGGTCTAGGGGAGGGGCCCCCTACCCACGGTCGGACAGGGGCCAGGGCTTGGGAGCAGCAGACACAGCAGGCAGGAGTGTAGGAATGTCAGCCTTACTGGTTGTCTGTGGGCCTGGTCACCCACAGGGAGACCCTAGGATGAGTAGGTCCCGTCCCCCGGGGACATCCCTAACAGAAGCCCTCTGGATTAGAAAGCCAGAGCTGTAGGGTACAGCAGCTGATctcagctctgccctcccagctgagtGACTGGGCAAGGCACTTGGCCTCTCTGACCTTTGGCCACAAGGCAGGGGAAGCAGTCACCCTCATTAGGTGCACAGGTGTGCAGAGCCCTCCAGGGCCTGCCCATAGGAGGGTCACATGGTGTGCTGTGGCCCTAGACTGGGCCCCTGGGTGACTTAGGGAGCATAGTCACCTCTgcattacagaggaggaaacagaggcttggTGACCCAAGGGCATGATGCCTCCACTTGCGTGTTCTCCCCATGCCCCCAGGGTGCCCTCCATCAGCATCTGGGGAGCGCCCAAGACTTTTTCCAGGCACTTAGCAGCAGGTGAAAGAAGCTGGTACAGGGACTTGCTTTCTGTGGCAAACACAGGAGGGGGAGTAGGGGGGAGGCCCGAGGGAAAGAGGCCTCGGTGAGCTGGTGCCCAGGCCAAGCCCTGGGCTGGCCAGCCAaagggaggaggggctgtggcCCAGGTGGACGACAGCTGCAGCTGGCCTGGCTGCACTCCCCACTCTGTGCCTGATGGTGCCATGGCAGGTGCTGGCTATGTGGGCAGTGCCCTCGTGCCTGGTTCCAACAGCCAGTGTCTGGGTCGGGAGGCATTGCTCCCTGCACTCCAGAGGCCCAGCCTCTTGGGTTCTGGCTTCAGCCCCTGCCCAGCAGCAGAGGTGGCTTGGTGACCCACTCTCAGACTGCAGCCAGGACTGTGCAGATCTGGGCCCTCCAAGGAAGCCTGGGTTTGGGAGGCTGGTCAGGCTCCAGGCTCGCTCCCCCACCAAcctgggctcagggctgtgggcaGGAGCTGAGGACAGGGACTGGAGGGGCCTGGGCTGGTGAGCATGCCCCGCGTTCACCCCACCCTGTCTCCGAGCAGCGGTGGACACACACGTGCACAGGATCGCCAACAGACTCAGGTGGACCAAGAAGACAACCAAGTCCCCAGAGGAGACCCGCACCGCCCTGGAGGAGTGGCTGCCCAGGTGGGGTTATGGTGGGGTATGCGCGGGGCAGGGCTCCCCTCCTACCCTCCCTCTGCACTGATGGCTCCCACCCCCACAGGGAGCTGTGGAGCGAGATCAACGGACTGTTGGTGGGCTTCGGACAGCAGACCTGTCTGCCTGTCCGCCCACGCTGCCAGGCCTGCCTCAATCGGGCCCTGTGTCCAGCTGCACAGGGGCTCTGAGGGCCGTGGGGCCTCAGCCCGGGCGCCACTCTGGCCACTGTCTGCTATGTGTCTTTGCTGGGGAGCTGCAACCTGTTTATAATAAAGCTTGGGGGTTGTTTGTAGTTGGGGTCTGGCTGACTTCTACCCCCGAGGGGTGGTGGTGGGTTGGGAAGCACATGTTAACTGTGCGTGTGTCCATGCTCACGTGTGTCTGGAACGGGGCTGCCTGAGAGGCTAGAATGGGGACATGACAATCtggactatgtactgggggcagGGGCGTGTGTGCAGGAGTCTGGGATCAAGGAGATGGATCGTGGGAGCCAGCTGTAGCCAGCTGCTGGGAAGCCCGCTGGGGACGCCAgaggcctgggcctcctccctccTTGACAGCTGGCTGGGGACCCGGAAACACACACCCCCCCTCCTGAACTTGTGCACCCTGAGAGCCCTGCCTCTGCCAGGAGGCCCCACCCCCAGTGTTTACAGAGCCACCTGGCCTCCAAAGAAACACCAGTAGGCCCAGGCTGAGCGCCACAGGGCACAAGGCCTGACCTGTGTGTACCTGCTGAGGGCTGCGCCTGGGCAGAGGGTAGCCCTTGGGGTGCCAGGGGCCCAGAAGGCCTCTCTGGGGAGGTGCtggccgggggtggggggtgggactgGGTCTCACCAAGCAACGAAGGTAGGCAAGGGCCGCAGAgtgtgtcagagagagagaagggcaggGCTCCGAGATGCGAGATAAGATGCAAGGCGAGATAAGATGCAAGGCGAGATGCGAGATGCGGGGGTCCCAAGTGGGCTGGGATGGggcggtggggggagggggtggagcaCGAGCTGAGAGGGATTTGGGCTTGGCTGCCAGGCATGTagattgggggaggggaagctTAGGAATGAGACCTGGTGTCCCGCAGCTGAGATTCAGGGGCTGCCTGGGCTGCTGCCTCCCCCCAGACCACAGCCCCCGCAACCCCCAGCTGAGGGCTCAGGAAGGACAGAGGCGGCCAAGAGTCCAAGGAAGGCCTGTTTATTCCGAGGGCGCGCATGCGCTATGGCTTACAGGGCAGACAGCAATGTCAGTTGGGTTCAGGGCAGAGAGGAAAGGCAGAGTCACTGGGGTCTCCTGGGGATGGGGTTCCAGGCAGGGGCCGAGCCTAGAAGCCTGGGGTCCCTCCTGGGGGTAGGCTCACACAGCCATACGCCCCAGGCCAGGGAGCTGCTGCACAGGGACATGGGGCCTGTCCAGAGGCTGCCCACTTCAGGGGCATGGGGCCTCCCTCCTCAGGCCCCTCGGAGAGACCAGGCCTTGCACCCCAGATCCCTGAGGGCCTGACCTAGTGACCACCCACGCCAGGAGGGGCAGGGATGGGGCAGAGGCAGCTCCTACAGCCACATCTGGCCCCCAAAAAGGCAGTCTGGAGCCCGCCCCCGCCTCTGGCCCTGGAAGTCCCTGGGACTCATGGGATAGCTGctgctgagggggtggggaggaaatgGTTTGTGGAGAAAGGTTTGTTTTATTGCAATTATTCAGAGAGCACGTCCTGagcggggcgggggcaggggctCTGGTATTAAGTGGAAACATGTGTGGAGCTGGAGCTCTTtttggaaaaaaagcaaaaacacaaaTTCCTTTAAGTCAGCAGGCCTGGGCAGAGCAGCAAGGGCCGGCCAGCCCCATGGTCACCactgcctctcctcctctctctctccctctctcccacatttcaagggctcctTCTCGCCCATCTTGCTGCCACACtcccccagcacccagcaggAAGGGGGCAGAAGGGGGCTCACTGGGACACGGGTTGGTTCCTGGGTGGTGGTGGGACCACCACAGTTTCTGGGGGTGCGGATGCACCCCCTCCAGTTCACTGCGGCTTGGGGAGCTCTGGGCTGGGCCCAAGGAGTGAGGCCCGAGGTCCGTGCGGGGAGGAGGCCTGGGCCCAGCGAATGGGCAGGGAGGGGCTCAGAAGTTGCTGAAGATCTCGCGCTTCCGGTTCCAGTCCATCTGCGGCGCCCGCTTGTTGACCCGGGTGGCTCTGGCCTTCTCCTTGGCCTCGGCTGCCGTGGGGCTCAGGTGGAGGCCACTCTCCTGAAAGGGGTCTCGCTTCCAGGTGCTGCCATCCTAGGGGTGGGCAGGGTGAGCAGGTGGCCAGAGTGAGCCCTGGACTGAAGCCCCCAGACAGGTGACCCTTCCCAGGGAGCTCACACCAGAGGCCACCTGGTGGGGCTGGGGCAGTGGgcccaggagggcttcctggaggtggtggCCCCACTGCCCAGGCTGACAGCTCCACAAATACCCACCCCCAAGGCCTCTGGTCCCCCAGTGTGTGAGCACAGCAGTGGAGGTGGGTGGGCACTTGCTACCTCAGTGTCCTTGTCTAAGCCAGGCAGATCGCTTCGGGACGAACACGCTGAGCCACCATTCAGCTGGGAAACCAAGGGCAAGGTGTGGCTTCAGGGGCCCTGCCCAGGAGCCGCTGGTATACACACggacgtgcacgcacacacacacacacacacacacacacacacacacacaatggagctgcatttatttcttcattcggCAGTGGGCACCAAGCCTCCACTATGCTCCAGGCCCTGCCTGGGCAGGACGCTGGATACACAGCACTGAGCAGGCAGGTGGCCCGGTCCAGGCCAGCTCATGACAGGGAGGGGAAGTTTAGATGTATGAATCAGCCACATGAGCGTCACCTGGGACGAAGCCAGGGACACCTGGCAGAGGACGACTGAGGACAAGTCCAGGTAGCCAGGCAGcgctgggcagagggaacaggggggCCCACCACctgtggggctggggtgtggcTGACCCAGGACAGGGTCCACAGGGGACACTAAAGCTGGAAGTGACTGGGCCCACACAGGGACAGAGATCTCGGGAGGCCTCTGTCAGGCCTGCAACCCCCAGAGGAGGCCCTGTGGTCTCCTGGGCCCACCCTGTCCATTCTCCCCCTCTCACCTGGGCAGGGCTGGTCCCATTGGTGACTGGTGATGGCAGTGGACCTGTGGGGACAGTGTATCAGTGGCTGcccagcccccccacccccccgccccagcCCTGCAGGGCAGCAGCCCACCTTCCACATGCTCCTCAGTGGGTGTGACCCGCAGCCGCTTGAAGTACTCATCTGTTTCTGGGTCGACCACCAGCAGCCGGGCCTCGTCCTCCCGCGCCTTGATGCTGGCGACCACCTCCGCGTGGCGCAGCCCCTCCACATTCTGCCCGTTCACCTGCCACCAGCAGTATGGGGTCAGCACTGCCTGAGGGCATACCCCACTAGCCCCCCAAGCTGCCTGCCCAGGTGTGGCATCAAATATTTATCAATGTTGTCACCAGCCGCGGCAGCAAGAAGAGGGTCAGCTCAAGTTCCCAGCATCGCCCTCCTCCCAGCGAGGACCTGGGGCCCAGACACATACAGGGACACGGGCACGGGCACAGGCACATACACAGACAGGGGTACAGACACACACGGGGacagggacacagacacacaggacaAGAACACAGACACGGGAGACGGGCACAGACACACACGggggcacagacacacacatggacAGGAACACAAACACGAGGACAGGGACACAGACACAAGGGACACGGGCAGAGACACATGGGGATGGGCACAGACATGGGACATAGGCACAGACACATGGGGACAGGGACACACACATGGGGACAGACACACAGGGGACGGGGTGCACAGGGACACACGGGACGGGCACAAACACACAGGACAGAGACCCAGACACACAAGACACATGGGacagggacacagacacacacatgggaCAGACACACGGGACAGGGGCACAAACACATGGAACAAGGACACAGACACATGGGACAGGGACACGGGACAGGGACACAGATATACAGGGGACAGGGCACAGACACACAGGACAGGGGCAGACACATACACAGGGACAGggacacagtcacacacacagggAACAGACACACGGGAGAGGGGGACACATACAGGGGACAGGGGCACAGAGACACGGGACAGGTAAATATGCACACATGGGACAAGGGGACAAATACACACggaacagacacacacagggacagggcacagacacagagggaacaAATACAGGGGACAGGGGCACAGACACATAGACAAGGACACACAATCAgggacagaggcacagagagacagggacacagacacacaggggacagggacacagaCACGgggcaggcacacagaggggacagagtcacagacacacacacaggggcaAGGGCACAGAGGACAGTGACACAGACACGTGCACAGGGATAGGGACACAGGTACGTGGGACAGGGACACAGGCACAGGGGACAaggacacaggcacacacacggaGCACCCAGCACCTCGAAGCCTCAGTGACAGGTACCTCAATGAGTCGGTCCCGGGCGAGGAGGCCAGAGTGGGCGGCAGGCGAGCCCAGGTCCACAGAACGAATATACTGTCCGGGCCGGGTCTTGTCACTGTGCAGGTTGAACCCGTAGCCCTGGGGGCCCTTTCGCAGGTGGCAGAGCCGAGGGCGTAGCTCCCTCGGTGGCCCATTGACATCCTGCAGGCACAGAGGACTCAGGGTTAGGCTCCAGCTCTGATCTCCCACTCCCATCGGCCACTGACACTAGCCGGAGGCCTCCGGCCCCCAGCATGCGAGTGCAGCAGTGGAGGTGGGCGCTGGGAGCCCCAGCTCGGCATCATGCCCCTGCCTGGCAGTGGCCCCAGGTCTCAAAAATAAATACCATGTGGTCTTGCCCCAGGGGCCCCATTGTGCTGCCTGTGACGGAGCTCCAGCTGTGGGATCTTGGGTAAAGCCTCAGTATCCAAACCACAAACGACTTCTGATGGGACCAGGGGCCTTACAGGGTGTTGGGAGAATCAGCAGGCTCAaagacagcactgagcacagaccaGGGTCCTAGGAAAGGCCAGGCAACATAAGCTGCCACTCATCGTGGGGTCCCGGGATGGCTGTCCCTGTGGGCTCTGCCTGACATTCCCCGCCCCGAGTGTGGGGCTGTCAGCGTCCTAGGCCCTGGCAGTTTTGTTTTCTCTCCCAGTGGCCTCCGCCAGGCTGGTGGCAGTGCGGCTGTGTTTGCTTTCACATTCCACAGCAAGCTGgagccgcccccacccccacagggctGAGAGACACGGGGACGCAccagctggggctggggccaaGGGAGAGGGCCGAGGGTAGGGCCTGCCCTCCCACTCTCCCTGGTCGGACACGGAAGGCCCATGGTGCCCTGATGGTTCCCGTCGACAACCCAGGGCCCTGCCTCGCTTTACCTCTGGCATCCTGCAGTAGGGTTCTGGGCCGGGGGGCCGTGCAGGCAGGGGCCAAACCCCAAGACCCCCACCCAGCCGGGACCTGGGGCAGTGACCACAGTGCTGAGTGGCCAGCGGCTGCGACTGCTCAATTAAACATGGCTGGTGGCCGGAGTGAGTGGGCGGGCAGTAGCTCAGGTTTCTCCGGACGCTCAGGGCTTGAGTGCGTGTGCAGGTGAGTGTTTGGGGTGGGTGTGCTCACTAAGGCCCTTCCCTCACCCTCCACGTCCCTGCATGTagccgagggaccctgagccgggCTGGGAGTGGCACTGAGGGAGGGGCCCTCGGTCCTCAGGGAAGGTCTCCAGGCCTTAGGCACCTGTCTCCCTGCAGCCCAGGCCATCCCCTGACCACTCCAGCCTCCAGGCCTGCGAGCCCGTTCCAAACCCCAAATCTGACTGCATGCTCTGATATGCCAGTCAGTGGCTGCCCAGCTGTGGGACCAAGTGTGTCTGTCCTTGCAGGGCGGGTGCGTTGCCCCAGGCTCTGGGCCTTCCCACCTGTCGGGAACACTGTCTTCCTGTCCAGcctgcacccctcctccaggatcgCTTTCCTGACCCCCAAAGCCTGCCCAGACAACCCCTCAGAACCCCCGCTGCAGGCCACCATCTGGCCACATAACCCCAGGAACTCCTGGGACAGGGTTACTGTTCCTTGGGGGTCTGCTGGTCCCCCGGGGGCTCAGCCAGGCAATGTGGGCAGAACTGAGGGGTGCGAGACCCCCAAGTTCTCCAGAGGCCCACTGCATAGACGATCCCCTCTCCTTGACACACCTGGAGGTACAGGTATGCAGCCTGAGGCCGGcccacacccccccaccccaggggcGCCTCTCAGGTACAGGCTGTCAGGGCACAGGCCCTGAGGCTGGCAAGCCGTGCGTGAAACATGGAAGTGTGACATGACCATGCCTGGCACGTGGACACGGGACCAGGTGGCAGAGACACATCACGTGGTCACAGAGACCAGACATCCAGACACGCTCACGGACACGCTACATGGACACACGCGGTGACCCACATGCGCAAAAGGACAGCCCCGTGGCGCTGGGCCCTGCAGCCTCTTTCCACGCCCTCCACAGTGGCCTCCAGGGTGGGGGCTCTCAAGGTCCCCAAATGGGAAGCAGGATTTGGGGGGGCATCCGGGGCCATGAGGCCAGGCTGAAGTCACATCCGGGTTCGGGACCATACTGGCCATCCCCCTGCCTCAACCCTGCACAGCTGCCTCTCACCCCATCAGCCAAGAGGTTTCACCTAACGTCTAGCCTGAATCCCTCATTACGTAAGATCAGGGTCCAAGGAGCTCCAATCTTGGCACTAGACCCTCAAGCTGAGGGGCTGCaaggcaggggccaaggctggtgACCCAGTGgggtggcccagcagggaggctgAGGCCGAGAGGGCAGGCAAGCAGTGGGTGGGAGGGGGCGCTCGGCCCAGTGCATTGCTCACATTccttgctccctgccctggctcagAGGACTTCCTGCCGCCTCCCAGCCAGGCCCTCGGGGTCCCACGGGCTCCCAGCTGGGCGGCCCCAGAGCTAGACAAACGCTGGTCTCCTAGCCGTGCCTGTGACTAGACAAAGAGGCTGGTATGGGGGTACCCCGGGAGCTGTGCTGTGCCCCCCAGATGATGACTCACCAGCTCTGGCTCCCTGGCAGAGAAAAGCCCCCATTGTTACTCAGGGTCCAGCCTGCTCACACCAGGGTCCCCAGAGTCCCCTCTCTTGACCCTGGGGGACACGGGCTAAGCCAGTTCGTGGGGTCCTCACTGCCcaccctgcccccccaccccgcctGACCTGTACAAGCCCCCAGGATGGGCTCCGTGGAGGGGCTCCTGGGGCCGGGGCAGGTGATGCAGCATTCCCAGAGCGGGCCATGGGAGGCAGGACAGAAGTGGCAGGCAGCGAGTGTCCAGCTGGAGTGGCCTGAGCTCTCCAGCCAGCCCAGGCTGCCACCCCATTTATCCGCTTCCTACTGAGGCCCAGGCTCCCCAGGGATGGGTGGGGATATGGGGGCTGAGTCACTTTGGGGAGCAGGGTGGTGGCTGAGCCCCCCCTcccctgctcaggctccagcctgGAGCCCCACAGCGGCTGAGTTTCCGtcccaagaaaggaag is a genomic window containing:
- the NTHL1 gene encoding endonuclease III-like protein 1 isoform X1, coding for MNAAGVRMVTRSRSQGSRARPRRGGEEAAPLQRGEASGELARGGFPQAPRNSRGSPDREIHWGRSVAGGTDGGNKQVTMPDRDPVALFAEGRKSHSRVKCQQKSQRVNVAYEASDGEKGEDTEPLKAPGWEPQDWQQQLVNIRTMRSGKDAPVDQLGVEHCYDPSAPPKVRRYQVLLSLMLSSQTKDQVTAGAMQRLRAWGLTVDSILQTDDSTLGTLIYPVGFWRNKVKYIKQTSAILQQRYGGDIPASVTELVALPGVGPKMAHLAMAVAWGTVSGIAVDTHVHRIANRLRWTKKTTKSPEETRTALEEWLPRELWSEINGLLVGFGQQTCLPVRPRCQACLNRALCPAAQGL
- the NTHL1 gene encoding endonuclease III-like protein 1 isoform X3 — protein: MCSPQESGMNAAGVRMVTRSRSQGSRARPRRGGEEAAPLQRGEASGEGRKSHSRVKCQQKSQRVNVAYEASDGEKGEDTEPLKAPGWEPQDWQQQLVNIRTMRSGKDAPVDQLGVEHCYDPSAPPKVRRYQVLLSLMLSSQTKDQVTAGAMQRLRAWGLTVDSILQTDDSTLGTLIYPVGFWRNKVKYIKQTSAILQQRYGGDIPASVTELVALPGVGPKMAHLAMAVAWGTVSGIAVDTHVHRIANRLRWTKKTTKSPEETRTALEEWLPRELWSEINGLLVGFGQQTCLPVRPRCQACLNRALCPAAQGL
- the NTHL1 gene encoding endonuclease III-like protein 1 isoform X6, which gives rise to MNAAGVRMVTRSRSQGSRARPRRGGEEAAPLQRGEASGEGRKSHSRVKCQQKSQRVNVAYEASDGEKGEDTEPLKAPGWEPQDWQQQLVNIRTMRSGKDAPVDQLGVEHCYDPSAPPKNKVKYIKQTSAILQQRYGGDIPASVTELVALPGVGPKMAHLAMAVAWGTVSGIAVDTHVHRIANRLRWTKKTTKSPEETRTALEEWLPRELWSEINGLLVGFGQQTCLPVRPRCQACLNRALCPAAQGL
- the NTHL1 gene encoding endonuclease III-like protein 1 isoform X5, which gives rise to MNAAGVRMVTRSRSQGSRARPRRGGEEAAPLQRGEASGELARGGFPQAPRNSRGSPDREIHWGRSVAGGTDGGNKQVTMPDRDPVALFAEGRKSHSRVKCQQKSQRVNVAYEASDGEKGEDTEPLKAPGWEPQDWQQQLVNIRTMRSGKDAPVDQLGVEHCYDPSAPPKNKVKYIKQTSAILQQRYGGDIPASVTELVALPGVGPKMAHLAMAVAWGTVSGIAVDTHVHRIANRLRWTKKTTKSPEETRTALEEWLPRELWSEINGLLVGFGQQTCLPVRPRCQACLNRALCPAAQGL
- the NTHL1 gene encoding endonuclease III-like protein 1 isoform X2, with amino-acid sequence MNAAGVRMVTRSRSQGSRARPRRGGEEAAPLQRGEASGELARGGFPQAPRNSRGSPDREIHWGRSVAGGTDGGNKQVTMPDRDPVALFAEGRKSHSRVKCQQKSQRVNVAYEASDGEKGEDTEPLKAPGWEPQDWQQQLVNIRTMRSGKDAPVDQLGVEHCYDPSAPPKVRRYQVLLSLMLSSQTKDQVTAGAMQRLRAWGLTVDSILQTDDSTLGTLIYPVGFWRRWTHTCTGSPTDSGGPRRQPSPQRRPAPPWRSGCPGSCGARSTDCWWASDSRPVCLSAHAARPASIGPCVQLHRGSEGRGASARAPLWPLSAMCLCWGAATCL
- the NTHL1 gene encoding endonuclease III-like protein 1 isoform X4, with translation MNAAGVRMVTRSRSQGSRARPRRGGEEAAPLQRGEASGGRKSHSRVKCQQKSQRVNVAYEASDGEKGEDTEPLKAPGWEPQDWQQQLVNIRTMRSGKDAPVDQLGVEHCYDPSAPPKVRRYQVLLSLMLSSQTKDQVTAGAMQRLRAWGLTVDSILQTDDSTLGTLIYPVGFWRNKVKYIKQTSAILQQRYGGDIPASVTELVALPGVGPKMAHLAMAVAWGTVSGIAVDTHVHRIANRLRWTKKTTKSPEETRTALEEWLPRELWSEINGLLVGFGQQTCLPVRPRCQACLNRALCPAAQGL